A single Cottoperca gobio chromosome 3, fCotGob3.1, whole genome shotgun sequence DNA region contains:
- the arl14ep gene encoding ARL14 effector protein isoform X2, translating into MYIFNFAEEETKRKQSHASCSCSFSCTFSAFSHSFDRKDTMPVICAAIGCNNKFVKGSEIRFYRFPLSKPQLASKWVHSLGMKNFIPTANTCLCSEHFRADCFRDYNGKQFLREDAVPTIFSQGQDSSKIELRKRGVVPKETNVANQMGTQADRDRAREAVSLRRDRRGGMRGGRGGRGAKQTTSDRQTIGAKSRVYDNKGRLLSNSKDMCDCLDVDCMGCFYPCNECGSRKCGVECRCDRKWLYEQVEVEGGEIIRNKFAI; encoded by the exons ATGTACATTTTTAACTTTGCCGAAGAAGAAACCAAACGAAAACAATCACACGCCTCCTGCAGCTGTTCTTTTTCCTGCACGTTTTCTGCATTTAGTCACAGTTTCGACAGAAAGGACACTATGCCCGTAATATGTGCGGCGATAGGGTGCAACAATAAATTTGTCAAAGGGTCTGAAATCAGATTTTACAG GTTCCCACTCAGCAAACCTCAACTTGCCAGCAAATGGGTGCACAGCTTGGGGATGAAAAACTTCATCCCAACTGCCAACACCTGCCTCTGCTCAGAGCATTTCAGGGCCGACTGCTTCAGGGACTACAATGGCAAACAGTTTCTGAGGGAGGATGCAGTGCCCACCATATTCAGCCAGGGGCAGGATTCATCAAAG ATTGAACTTCGTAAAAGAGGGGTGGTACCAAAGGAGACAAATGTTGCAAACCAAATGGGAACACAAgccgacagagacagagcgagagaggctGTCAGTCTAcgcagagacagaagaggaggaatgAGG GGTGGACGAGGAGGCCGTGGAGCAAAACAAACGACATCCGACAG ACAGACTATTGGAGCCAAGAGCAGAGTGTACGACAACAAAGGCCGACTGCTCTCCAACAGCAAGGACATGTGCGACTGTCTGGATGTGGACTGTATGGGCTGCTTCTACCCTTGCAACGAGTGCGGCTCACGCAAGTGTGGTGTGGAGTGTCGCTGCGACAGGAAGTGGCTTTAcgagcaggtggaggtggagggtggagagatCATCCGGAACAAGTTTGCTATTTAG
- the arl14ep gene encoding ARL14 effector protein isoform X1: MYIFNFAEEETKRKQSHASCSCSFSCTFSAFSHSFDRKDTMPVICAAIGCNNKFVKGSEIRFYRFPLSKPQLASKWVHSLGMKNFIPTANTCLCSEHFRADCFRDYNGKQFLREDAVPTIFSQGQDSSKIELRKRGVVPKETNVANQMGTQADRDRAREAVSLRRDRRGGMRVSFLGGRGGRGAKQTTSDRQTIGAKSRVYDNKGRLLSNSKDMCDCLDVDCMGCFYPCNECGSRKCGVECRCDRKWLYEQVEVEGGEIIRNKFAI; this comes from the exons ATGTACATTTTTAACTTTGCCGAAGAAGAAACCAAACGAAAACAATCACACGCCTCCTGCAGCTGTTCTTTTTCCTGCACGTTTTCTGCATTTAGTCACAGTTTCGACAGAAAGGACACTATGCCCGTAATATGTGCGGCGATAGGGTGCAACAATAAATTTGTCAAAGGGTCTGAAATCAGATTTTACAG GTTCCCACTCAGCAAACCTCAACTTGCCAGCAAATGGGTGCACAGCTTGGGGATGAAAAACTTCATCCCAACTGCCAACACCTGCCTCTGCTCAGAGCATTTCAGGGCCGACTGCTTCAGGGACTACAATGGCAAACAGTTTCTGAGGGAGGATGCAGTGCCCACCATATTCAGCCAGGGGCAGGATTCATCAAAG ATTGAACTTCGTAAAAGAGGGGTGGTACCAAAGGAGACAAATGTTGCAAACCAAATGGGAACACAAgccgacagagacagagcgagagaggctGTCAGTCTAcgcagagacagaagaggaggaatgAGGGTGAGTTTTCTG GGTGGACGAGGAGGCCGTGGAGCAAAACAAACGACATCCGACAG ACAGACTATTGGAGCCAAGAGCAGAGTGTACGACAACAAAGGCCGACTGCTCTCCAACAGCAAGGACATGTGCGACTGTCTGGATGTGGACTGTATGGGCTGCTTCTACCCTTGCAACGAGTGCGGCTCACGCAAGTGTGGTGTGGAGTGTCGCTGCGACAGGAAGTGGCTTTAcgagcaggtggaggtggagggtggagagatCATCCGGAACAAGTTTGCTATTTAG
- the LOC115028448 gene encoding gonadotropin subunit beta-1-like, with amino-acid sequence MQLVVMAALLSLAGAGPGCSSRCHLTTIPIPVESCRGTEYILTNICAGQCETEAENLIDSDELPLQKSCNGDWSYEVAHIKGCQVGVRYPVARNCTCRKCNGNNTDCGPFRGNIANCLSI; translated from the exons ATGCAGCTGGTTGTCATGGCAGCACTGCTGTCACTGGCGGGGGCGGGGCCGGGCTGCAGCTCCAGATGTCATCTGACCACCATTCCCATCCCTGTGGAGAGCTGTAGGGGCACCGAGTACATCCTCACCAACATATGTGCAGGACAGTGTGAAACTGAG GCTGAAAACTTAATCGACTCTGATGAGTTGCCTCTACAGAAAAGCTGTAACGGGGACTGGTCCTATGAGGTGGCACACATTAAAGGATGTCAAGTGGGTGTCCGCTACCCCGTGGCCAGAAACTGCACCTGTAGGAAATGTAACGGAAATAACACAGACTGCGGGCCCTTCCGTGGAAACATAGCCAACTGTCTGTCCATTTAG